Within the Piliocolobus tephrosceles isolate RC106 chromosome 15, ASM277652v3, whole genome shotgun sequence genome, the region gcagagagaaacaaagacagagacggagagagagagatctaggAGTCAGGACACCTGAGTCTGTTTCTGTTGGAGCCTCGGGCAACTTTCCTGATTTCTCCAGAACTCAGGTGTCTGATCCGGGCGACTCTCCTCGTCCATGACCTTCTTCCCCCGTGTGAGGATGACCTTAAGGCCTGAGTGCTTGATACTACTTGGATTCATTTACTGTACTCCTCTTCACCCTCGACCTTACTGTTTGCAGGCGGAAATGGAGACCCTGAGCAGGTGAGCTGTCACGCAGCTTGTCCAGGCAAGCTGGACTCTGAACCCAGGCCAGTTCGCCTGTGGGAACACACCGCAGCCCTAACCACACTCTACTACCTCTCCCCAGAAAACCACCCGAGAGCCAGGCATTAGAGAATCCACAGTGACTTTAGCATATCAAGCTTTTCACACCAGAAAATCTCATGAGGCTTCTGAGGAAGAAAGCCCTCCATTCAGTGCACATCCCACATGCAGCCTCGCGTAGTGGAAAATGGTCTCGGTGGTCCGCTATCTTGTGTTGGATTCCACTGCAATTTTCCTTGTGGCCTAGAATCATGGACGGTCCTTAGAAACCCCCTGATCCAGCCCCTTTTTTGACAGagagaaaaactgaggcccagaaaggtcaAGTAATGCTTCTGGCCACCCTCACACAGGTGAAGAAGGTCATGGAGAAGGAAGGTCTCCCGGATCAGGTTCCTGAGGTCTGGAGAAATCGGGAGAGTCAGCTGAGGCTCCACCAGAAATGGACTCAGGTGTCTCAACTCCCagatttctctctgtctctgtctgtcattctgtctctgtctctgtgtttctctctgtctttctctctctgtctctctctccctctatctcggactctgtctctgtctgcctttctctgtctctccccatccctgtctctctctctgtctctctgcctctctctatctctgtctctctgtctctgtctttctttgtctctctctgtctctgtctctctgcctctgtctgtctctgtttctctgcctctgtctctctgcccgtctctctgtctgtctctgtctcttctctctgccctccccctctgcctctctctctgcctctctctgcctttccctctctctgtctctcaaaagcCTCTTACCTGCAGCTCTGCATTCTCTCACCTTGTTGCTGCTCACCTGGGAAAGGCTGCCAGGCCAGACTTTCACCTCCAGCGGGAGCTCCGCAGTCAAGCAGGGATTTATACCCTCTTGGGAGCTGGGATTTCCTAACCGGGTGGTGTCACCCGCTCACACTGGGTGGCAGCGGACACACCTTTTCCTCCTCACGGAGAGcacccccaggctgcagtgctgggTCTGAGTACACGATCACCGAGATGGGGAAGTGGCCAAGGAAACTCCGCATAAGTTTCCCTATTTTTCTGTGACTCGCTAAAAATTACGTACTTCCAGCCGAGGAGGTGGTTTTAAAGTGATTGGCGTTTTGCCCAACTGTGGCCccattaaagagaaaaagacGCTTTTGATCTTTAGCCAGGGGAGGAGTTGGTTTTCCATCCGAGGAACCTTTCAGTATCTAAGAAAggttaagttttgttttgttttgttttcagagtccTGTATGATTTTTAACTGTTAAATGAAGGAGGGGGTTGTTATCTCGTTCCTTATTCTAGATTGTGGAGTTTGCAGAACTGAATAGTTTGTCTTCTGAAAGTGGGAATCCAGCACCAAGTCTTATCTATACAAAACCAGTGTCTCCTAAACCCCCTAACCAGCCCAAAGGTGCTGTTGGTTGCTCCTCTCTCCCACCCAAGTCGCCTCCGTGGAGTTAGAAAGGACAAAGCCCAGGCAGGGTGCACCTGGCTTGCTCAGAGCCAGCAGATCCCCTGCAAGCCTCACAGGTAACAGAACCAATTTCGGTCGTGCCTCACACACTCTCCACCCTCAGACTCCCATCCACACTGGCTGCCCTGATGGAACTTTGGAGAACTCATGGTCCTGGGCCATCCTTGATATGAACAGGAGGCCAAATGGGAGCATAATACCTTGGCCACAGCCTCCCTGGAAAGCCAGGCTCCAGGGCTGGAACTCTCCATCGTCCCCCGCAGCCTCTCGCCTATGCACTCGCTCTTGTTGCATCGTTTAGGAAGAGGTGTAATTTGGAATCACGCTGTTGGTGGTTGGAAAGGAAGAATGCTTttcaaaatgtactttaaaacCCATGGCATTAACCTTCCTAACACTGTCTGCCTAATTTATGCAGATCTTCATTTTCTTACAGGTAAAGAGGCAGGTATAGAAACTCCTTTGGAGAAATCTTAGGGAATTCATAGCCAGAACAAATGGCTAAATCAGAAGGGTCCATGggccctagtttttttttttatccttttgctAAAAAAGGAAGGTAACTCTCGAAAGTCAAATCTCAACTGGTTAAAGAAAATCTTAGAAAAATACAATGTGAGAGCTAGGTAGAAACTTAAGAGATGCTCAGATCTGTCCTCcagtttaaaaagaagagaaaactgacaCCCAGACATTTGGGATGGGGAGTGAGGCGAGTAAGCTGTATTGATTTAATGGTATATATAACTTCACAATGGGTGGATTCTTAGGGAAACTGTATGGAAACTGCATGGAGTTTGTTGAGCAAAAGGTAAACGTTACATTATATCATGTTTATTCTCTTTAAGGACCATTAGAGATGAAATATCTgggttttttcctttattttgacaTGGTAAGATTGAAGAATAAAGCATAAATTTTGAGTCAAGCCTAGTAGGTTTCAAACGTGGGAATTCATTCCAGTAGGAAAATCTCAGCAAATACCATCATCATCTCAGGATAGAGAACACACCAATAATGGAACCTTTCTCTCCACCCTGGCTCTGTGCTCAGCTAAACATATCACTCCCAGATGATCTGCCTCAATTAGGATTTGGTTCATTAAATAACACAGGAAGCCCACAGCTTAATTCAGCCAAAGAGAGGAAGCAAAACCATGCAATCTGCCCTTGGCCATGCTGGAGTTAACTGCTGATCTTGTGAGCTATAAGGAGGAATTTACATCACCTCTCTTCTTTCTATGGGAAAACTTGATCACAGagtcacaagaattgcttaaataGTCTTTTCAAGAACTAATGCTCAGACCCAACAGACACCCAAGAGTAAGTCCCCAGGCCTGCCGGAAGGCTCATGGAGTCCTGGCTACTTTACCCCTCCACCCCCGCTTCATGGCCTACGCTGCACTGTCTCCACCACCAATAGCACATTTGAATGGCTCGATTTCTCCACCAACTGATGGGAAACCCACAAAGCACAGAATGTTCTGTAGCATCGTGAAATCCTCTGAGGTTTGAGGTGAAAGTCACCCAGGATGTTTATTGCAAAGATTGAAGCAATGATTCCTCATTTTTTAGACCCAGGAGGCCTTTCCAAAGTCTGATCTGGTTCAGAGATTAGCAGAATCCTCTGAAAACCCTTGTGGCAAAGTTCCAACCCCTCTCCCTTCCTTGTAATGTGCAAGCCACAGGGTGGGGAAGgtgagaagggagagggaggctATGTCATGTATTACGACAGGGAATATGTGTCCCCAGTTTTTATGGGACACCCTCAATTCCAAATACTCTGTCATATTATCCCCATAAACTCACTCATTGTCAGATCAGAGAGCCTTAATTTGGATTCAAGAAAATATGGTCATCAAAACCATAGGATAAATTTAGCAATCAGaatccataaaattaaaaattctgacCAGGCACggtcctagcacttcgggaggctgagacaggaagattggccatgagttccagaccagcctggacaacaaagtcaaatctcccgtctctacaaaaaaaaaaaaaaaaattaattagccaggtgtggtggggcatgcctgtagtcccagctccttggaaagctgaggcaggagaatggcttgagcccaggagtttgaggctacagtgagccatgattgtaccactgcatttcagcttggatgacagagcaagaccctggctcaaaaaaaaaaaaaaattttctaaaggCTGTCCTGGTCAACTGgacaataacagaaaaaaaactcTGTGTCTTAATCCCATTTCCCACGTAAGGTAACATGTTGTTCACGGCTTCCAgggattagaatgtggacatctAATGAATGGCTCCACTTTTTAGCTCACCACAAGCTCAAAGATTCTTTCCAGTCCTCGCAGTTTGTGCTTTCCAATTCTAAACAGAAGCATAAAAAAAAGACTCTGCATAATTTTTGGAACACCTCAATTCCTTTCATGCTAAGAATGTCTAGAAAGCACAGACAAAGTATGCACAGAGCTTTAGAGGTCTGCAGGAGagattttattttgctgttcatAATCAGAGAAAATCCAGTCTTCATTGCTGAAGTGCTTTTTGGTTCCAGgatttccttctgcttctttctcCCACCTTGGGTTTCCATGAGAGACACTGGGAAAGGTGAGAATTCCAGGACACCACCCATAACACGAACAGCCCCTGCCCACTTTCCCTCCAACCCCCCTCCCACGAGACCCAGACCCTGCATGAGAGGGCAGCTGGAACCTGGCCCCCTCCAGAGCCTGCTCTCCCTCCACGGGCATCCAGGTCCCTTGCAGTACCTGGCCTGGAGCACTCCACCCTCCTGCTCTTCCATCCACACAACCAAGACTTCCCCCTGCCTGCGGGCTTAGGAAGCTCCAGGCAGGCCCCTCCTGCTCTGACCAGAGGCCCGCTGTCTCCCTTGCAGGAGGTGGAAGCCCCTACTCCCTAGTCTTGCCCTTCTGCCCCATGGGCCCAGGAAGTTTATTGCAAGGACTGAAGGAACGATTCTTCGTTCTTTAGACCCTGGAGACCTAAaacctgtctctctctgtctgagAGAGAAACCCTGGAAGTCGGCCTCCCAGGGCGTGGATAAGCTATTCATTGAGGGGGACAATGAAAAAACTTCTTGTTCCTCATAATGGAAATCTGATTTTCATTCTGCATCAGAGAGCAGCGCAATGCTTATTCATCCAGCTATTATTTGCACTGCTGAGAACCAGCTCAAGTGTCCCCACACGAAGAATAGGCAGATTGGCTTTTCTTGCCAATAGTCCCAGGTGCTTTCTGATCTGGTCCAAACTGACAGACAAGACCCCAAATCATGGCGCTCTCACAGACACAGTCAAGTCAGCCTTTGTTACGCACCTGGGGGCTGAAAGAGGCTGCCGTTAACCACAGCTGACGCTGTGCTTCCATCTCTGCGTGTCACAGGCAGCTCCAATCTGAAGTCATGGGAGCTACAACTGCTGTGGAACCTGCAGTCTAGAGGACTCATCGCTGAGATCTGAAGGTCGATTCAGTCCCACCAGGCTCAGCAGAAGAGATGGCGAGCAGACTCTCAGACAGCAGCTGTTGGATCCCAACCAATACCTAACACCTGAGCCAACCCTCAGCTACCCACCTTGCAGCAAACACCCCAGCCCATCCTCCACATCACCCTTCCCTCATCTCACCTACCCCAACCCACCAGCCCCACCAGCTATTCTAACCAATAACCCACTGGATCTTCTCAGCTCCTGTTagatataaaaaattcaaatagctGGTTAATTGAATTGACTTTAGACTCATAATGAAGgtggtaaaaaaacaaaaaacaaaagcggTGAGGTCTCTTCCTTAGGACTCCCAGCTGTGTCTGCACGCGTGtgtttaggggtgtgtgtgtgttaatgaGTTGCTATCTTTCATTCTGGCTCCCCAAGAGCCACATCCAGCCTCCCTCAATGACTGCCTAAGCAATAATGACTGCTTCTGGCTAGCCCCTGCCAGGGCCACCAGCAGGTAAGAAGACAGACCCCAACCACCACCATTTTGAAGTTCTAagtatattaaacattaaaaacctATGCCAGAAGAGAGCAACAGACACTAGACTTTATTCTAAAAGTttgcatttagaaaataaatgcttTACAATCAAACAAACCTCACATGCACAACTCACTTGGAGATAAAACCTCAGCATCACCATCCACACACAGCCTTTGTAACTGTCACAGATATGGTTTTTCTGGCCACCCTCACTCACACTGCACAACCCTCAAccacccagcctctttctttttttaacttttattttttagagacagagtctccctctgtcacccagctggaatgcagtgtggcTCAATcgtagttcactgtaaccttgaacttctggactcaagccatcctcccacctcagcctcgggagtagttaacattacaggcatgcaccacaacacccagctaatttttaaaaattatttatagaaatggagtcttgctgtgctgcccaggctggtctccaactcctgggctcaagtgatttccccctacctcagcctcccaaagtgctgagattacaagcatgagccactgttcccagcaaGCTGCTCTGTGATATCCCTAGCTTCCATATcatcttccagcttccagaaaatTGTTTCACTGAATCTTGAGACCTGCTCTGCTTTCTAATAGTCTCTCAGTAACATAGGACATCTTGCTAGGCTCAGCTAACATCTGAGCCCCCACCCTTCTGAAGAGCAGTGATGATGCT harbors:
- the LOC113225182 gene encoding uncharacterized protein LOC113225182, whose product is MSPLDCRFHSSCSSHDFRLELPVTRRDGSTASAVVNGSLFQPPVSLMETQGGRKKQKEILEPKSTSAMKTGFSLIMNSKIKSLLQTSKALCILFGGEIEPFKCAIGGGDSAA